Proteins encoded within one genomic window of Panicum virgatum strain AP13 chromosome 1N, P.virgatum_v5, whole genome shotgun sequence:
- the LOC120655122 gene encoding uncharacterized protein LOC120655122: MLEAARGWLTPAVLFVVVNLVIVTIAVASRLMPPPAAAPGHERRGLLLRAPSLAVDRLRASLSFSRLGLAADHAPLFGDDVGAPDPVPSSSSPRAPPPVTTTGAGAAGYDGHEAEREEARIERSRSEAAAEAAPASSNNRRPRARRTRRAAAEEEPAVEVDARADDFIRRFREQLRLQRLDSILRYRDTLRRTGTA; the protein is encoded by the coding sequence ATGCTGGAGGCCGCGCGCGGGTGGCTGACGCCCGCGGTGCTGTTCGTGGTCGTGAACCTCgtcatcgtcaccatcgccgtGGCGTCGAGGCTGatgccaccgccggcggcggcgcccgggcaCGAGCGGCGGGGACTCCTGCTGCGCGCGCCGTCGCTGGCCGTGGACCGCCTCCGCGCGTCGCTCAGCTtctcccgcctcggcctcgccgccgaccacgCGCCGCTCTTCGGCGACGACGTCGGAGCCCCGGACCCGGTGCCGTCGTCCTCGTCcccccgggcgccgccgccggtgacgaCGACGGGTGCCGGGGCGGCGGGGTACGACGGCCACGAGGCCGAGCGCGAGGAGGCGCGCATCGAGCGGAGCCGGTCGGAggccgccgcggaggcggcgccagcTAGTAGTAATAACCGGCGCCCGCGGGCGAGGAGgacgcggagggcggcggccgaggaggagccggcggtggaggtggacgcGCGCGCGGACGACTTCATCCGGCGGTTCCGCGAGCAGCTCCGGCT